In Kineococcus sp. NBC_00420, a single genomic region encodes these proteins:
- a CDS encoding type 1 glutamine amidotransferase domain-containing protein produces MKVLIVLTSHDQLGDTGRTTGFWLEELAAPYYGLKEAGAELTLASPKGGRPPLDPKSNEPDSQTELTRRFENDPEALAALASTEVLSTVDAADFDAVFYPGGHGPLWDLAEDQHSISLIQDFLRAGKPTALVCHAPGVLRHVVDEDGTPVVKGKRVTGFTNSEEEGVGLTDVVPFLVEDELVALGGDYSKGADWGSYVLEDGVLITGQNPGSSAAAADLLVQALKQ; encoded by the coding sequence ATGAAGGTCCTGATCGTCCTGACCTCCCACGACCAGCTCGGCGACACCGGCCGCACGACCGGCTTCTGGCTGGAGGAACTCGCCGCGCCGTACTACGGGCTGAAGGAAGCCGGCGCGGAACTCACGCTCGCCTCCCCCAAGGGCGGCCGGCCCCCGCTGGACCCCAAGAGCAACGAACCGGACTCCCAGACCGAGCTGACCCGCCGCTTCGAGAACGACCCCGAGGCGCTCGCCGCGCTCGCCTCCACCGAGGTCCTGTCCACCGTCGACGCGGCCGACTTCGACGCCGTGTTCTACCCCGGCGGCCACGGGCCGCTGTGGGACCTCGCGGAGGACCAGCACTCGATCAGCCTGATCCAGGACTTCCTGCGGGCCGGCAAGCCCACCGCACTGGTCTGTCACGCACCGGGCGTGCTGCGCCACGTGGTGGACGAGGACGGGACCCCGGTCGTGAAGGGCAAGCGGGTCACCGGTTTCACCAACTCGGAGGAAGAGGGCGTCGGCCTCACCGACGTCGTGCCGTTCCTGGTCGAGGACGAACTCGTCGCCCTCGGTGGCGACTACTCCAAGGGCGCCGACTGGGGCTCCTACGTGCTCGAGGACGGGGTGCTGATCACCGGTCAGAACCCGGGGTCGTCCGCTGCCGCGGCGGACCTGCTGGTGCAGGCGCTGAAGCAGTAG